The following are encoded in a window of Paraburkholderia hospita genomic DNA:
- a CDS encoding SRPBCC family protein, translating to MSTKPVESADTNDLVITRVLRAPVAALWRAWTEPDLLKEWWCPKPWTTEVRAFDLRPGGAFHTFMQGPDGGTSDNPGCFLEVVPQARIVFTSMLTAGWRPNTPWLGFTADIAMSKEGEGSRYIARVMHPDVATRDRHEQLGFFDGWNTCITQLDEFALTLGRA from the coding sequence ATGTCAACAAAACCCGTCGAAAGCGCTGACACGAACGATCTCGTCATCACTCGCGTGCTGCGCGCGCCGGTGGCTGCCTTGTGGCGCGCGTGGACCGAACCGGATTTGCTGAAAGAGTGGTGGTGCCCGAAGCCCTGGACCACTGAAGTCCGCGCGTTCGATCTGCGTCCGGGCGGCGCCTTTCACACCTTCATGCAAGGTCCCGATGGCGGCACGAGCGACAACCCCGGCTGCTTTCTCGAAGTCGTCCCGCAAGCGCGCATCGTGTTCACGTCGATGCTCACGGCGGGCTGGCGCCCCAACACGCCGTGGCTTGGCTTCACCGCCGACATTGCAATGTCCAAAGAAGGCGAAGGCAGCCGCTACATCGCGCGCGTCATGCATCCCGACGTCGCGACGCGCGACCGGCACGAGCAACTCGGCTTTTTCGACGGCTGGAACACCTGCATCACGCAACTCGACGAATTTGCGCTCACGCTGGGCCGGGCGTGA
- a CDS encoding homocysteine S-methyltransferase family protein, with protein sequence MSPYRQHLPQLADSLFITDGGLETTLIFHDGIDLPCFAAFALLRDEAGEAMLERYFARYAELARSENVGLVLESPTWRANPDWAGKLGYTAASLADANRRAIALLARVRAAYETPATPIVISGNLGPRGDGYRADARMSQSEARAYHQPQIETFAATQADMVAAFTINYADEAIGVIQAAQACAMPVAIAFTLETDGRLPSGEPLADAIGRTDAETHGYAAYFMINCAHPSHFASMLADAGAWRERIRGVRANASKRSHAELDEADDLDDGDPDELGGSYRALRHLLPCMTVVGGCCGTDHRHVGQICRAMKAPLAADTV encoded by the coding sequence ATGAGTCCGTATCGCCAGCACCTGCCGCAACTCGCCGATTCCCTGTTCATCACGGACGGCGGCCTCGAAACCACGCTGATTTTTCATGACGGCATCGACCTGCCGTGCTTCGCCGCGTTCGCGCTGCTGCGCGATGAAGCGGGCGAGGCGATGCTGGAGCGATATTTCGCGCGCTATGCGGAGCTGGCGCGCAGCGAAAACGTCGGCCTCGTGCTGGAATCGCCGACCTGGCGCGCGAATCCCGATTGGGCGGGCAAGCTCGGTTATACGGCGGCGTCGCTTGCCGATGCGAACCGTCGCGCGATTGCGTTGCTCGCGCGCGTCCGCGCCGCTTATGAAACGCCGGCGACGCCGATCGTCATCAGCGGCAACCTCGGTCCACGCGGCGACGGCTATCGCGCCGATGCGCGCATGAGCCAGAGCGAAGCGCGTGCCTATCATCAGCCGCAGATCGAAACCTTCGCGGCGACGCAAGCCGACATGGTCGCCGCCTTCACGATCAACTACGCGGACGAAGCAATCGGGGTGATCCAGGCGGCGCAGGCGTGCGCGATGCCTGTCGCGATAGCGTTCACGCTGGAGACGGATGGACGGTTGCCGTCGGGCGAGCCGCTGGCCGATGCGATCGGGCGCACCGATGCCGAGACGCATGGCTACGCGGCTTACTTCATGATCAACTGCGCGCACCCGTCGCACTTCGCGTCGATGCTCGCCGACGCGGGCGCGTGGCGCGAGCGCATTCGCGGCGTGCGAGCCAATGCGTCGAAGCGCAGTCACGCCGAACTCGACGAAGCCGACGATCTCGACGACGGCGATCCGGACGAGCTCGGCGGCAGCTATCGCGCGCTGCGTCATTTGCTGCCATGCATGACGGTAGTCGGCGGATGCTGCGGTACGGATCATCGGCACGTCGGGCAGATTTGCCGCGCGATGAAGGCGCCGCTGGCCGCCGATACGGTTTGA
- a CDS encoding ArsR/SmtB family transcription factor, whose protein sequence is MANYHAAVSEVFQALSDPTRCAIVSMLGRGAQTVSVLAQPFDMALPSFMKHVAVLEHSGLIRTHKIGRTRTCELMPAKLTEVETWLAAQRAVWEARSDRMVEFVEQLHQEEQADVNKTRRKR, encoded by the coding sequence ATGGCTAACTATCATGCCGCAGTAAGCGAAGTGTTCCAGGCGCTGTCCGATCCAACCCGTTGCGCGATCGTCAGCATGCTCGGGCGCGGTGCGCAGACCGTCTCGGTGCTGGCCCAGCCGTTCGACATGGCGCTGCCGTCGTTCATGAAACACGTCGCGGTGCTGGAGCACAGCGGCCTGATCCGCACGCACAAGATCGGCCGCACGCGCACCTGCGAGCTGATGCCCGCGAAGCTGACGGAAGTCGAAACATGGCTGGCCGCGCAGCGCGCCGTGTGGGAAGCACGATCCGACCGGATGGTCGAATTCGTCGAACAGCTTCATCAAGAGGAGCAAGCTGATGTCAACAAAACCCGTCGAAAGCGCTGA
- a CDS encoding GlxA family transcriptional regulator: protein MKEKTRTSVRIAILAMPETSASVVYGMYDMFMSAGRDWGLIVEGAPGVAPFAPQVVSRHGASLVAANNVRITPDATLDACAHADVVCVPELMVAPGEALEGRFAQEIDCLRSCYADGKILATACSGAILLAEAGLLDGHEATTHWAFCDLMTRRYPAVKVRRHRALVASGDGQRLIMAGGGTSWLDLALYLIARLAGVEIAMQTARINLVVWNDVGQQPFARLARTRQVEDAVIARCQAWIAGHYAEASPVAAMVQLSGLPERSFKRRFQQATGMSPLVYVHTLRLEEAKQMLESNQQPIEAIANEVGYEDASFFNRLFRRSVCLTPAQYRRKFGAMRLALDGGG, encoded by the coding sequence ATGAAAGAGAAGACCCGCACGTCCGTGCGCATCGCCATCCTGGCGATGCCCGAAACCTCGGCTTCCGTGGTGTACGGGATGTACGACATGTTCATGTCGGCGGGAAGAGACTGGGGCCTGATCGTCGAAGGCGCGCCCGGCGTTGCGCCGTTCGCGCCGCAGGTCGTGTCGCGGCACGGCGCTTCGCTGGTCGCCGCGAACAATGTGCGCATCACGCCCGACGCGACGCTCGATGCCTGCGCGCACGCCGACGTGGTTTGCGTGCCCGAGCTGATGGTGGCGCCGGGCGAAGCGCTCGAAGGACGCTTCGCGCAAGAGATCGATTGCCTGCGAAGCTGCTACGCCGACGGCAAGATTCTCGCGACGGCCTGCTCTGGCGCGATCCTGCTCGCCGAAGCCGGGCTGCTCGACGGTCATGAAGCGACCACGCACTGGGCCTTTTGCGACCTGATGACGCGCCGCTACCCGGCCGTCAAGGTGCGCAGGCATCGGGCGCTCGTCGCGTCGGGCGACGGCCAGCGGCTCATCATGGCGGGTGGCGGAACTTCATGGCTGGACCTCGCGCTGTATCTGATCGCACGGCTCGCGGGCGTGGAAATCGCGATGCAAACGGCGCGCATCAACCTGGTCGTCTGGAACGATGTGGGTCAGCAGCCGTTCGCGCGGCTCGCGCGCACGCGGCAGGTCGAGGACGCCGTGATCGCGCGCTGCCAGGCGTGGATCGCCGGGCACTACGCCGAGGCGTCCCCCGTCGCGGCGATGGTGCAACTGAGCGGCCTGCCCGAGCGCTCGTTCAAGCGGCGCTTCCAGCAGGCGACGGGCATGTCGCCGCTGGTCTACGTGCACACGCTGCGGCTCGAAGAGGCCAAGCAGATGCTCGAATCCAACCAGCAGCCAATCGAAGCGATCGCCAATGAAGTCGGCTACGAAGATGCGAGCTTCTTCAACAGGCTGTTCCGCCGCAGCGTGTGCCTGACGCCGGCGCAATACCGGCGGAAGTTCGGTGCGATGCGTCTCGCGCTCGATGGCGGCGGGTGA